In a genomic window of Alkalilimnicola sp. S0819:
- the lolB gene encoding lipoprotein insertase outer membrane protein LolB, with protein sequence MKCWLTVLLAALLLVGCATRPPQEDVRGDREQALLAVEQWSLSGRAVLRAPRESGRFSVAWRQDGAAYDIWLRAPLGAGSLHLRGEPGRASLQTRDRILRAASPAQLLAAYLPAPLPVEALGYWLRGLPQPGGGARLQRDEDGLPRALAQGAWEVEYRRYVSVGGFLLPEVLHLRGPDVELRLAVNEWVLDGRP encoded by the coding sequence GTGAAGTGCTGGTTGACCGTGTTGCTTGCCGCACTGCTGCTGGTCGGCTGCGCCACCCGGCCGCCCCAGGAGGACGTTCGCGGCGACCGGGAGCAGGCCCTGCTGGCGGTGGAGCAGTGGTCGCTCAGCGGGCGCGCGGTATTGCGCGCCCCGCGCGAAAGCGGCCGGTTCAGCGTGGCCTGGCGCCAGGACGGCGCCGCCTACGATATCTGGCTGCGCGCCCCGTTGGGGGCGGGCAGCCTGCACCTGCGGGGCGAGCCGGGCCGGGCAAGCCTGCAGACCCGGGACCGGATCCTGCGCGCGGCGAGCCCCGCGCAGTTGCTGGCCGCTTACCTGCCGGCCCCGCTGCCGGTGGAGGCGCTGGGATACTGGCTGCGCGGCCTGCCCCAGCCGGGCGGGGGCGCCCGCTTGCAAAGGGACGAGGACGGCCTGCCGCGCGCCCTCGCCCAGGGAGCCTGGGAGGTGGAGTACCGCCGATACGTCAGCGTCGGCGGTTTCCTGTTGCCCGAGGTGCTGCACCTGCGCGGCCCCGATGTGGAGTTGCGCCTGGCCGTCAACGAATGGGTGCTCGATGGCAGGCCCTGA
- the ispE gene encoding 4-(cytidine 5'-diphospho)-2-C-methyl-D-erythritol kinase: MAGPESVGWPAPAKLNLFLHVCARRADGYHELQTVFQLLDHGDELDFVPRGDGAIRRSAGPEAVPPEEDLVVRAARLLQAQAGIRQGVDIRVRKRLPLGGGLGGGSSDAATTLVALNALWGAELSTEELATLGLRLGADVPVFVRGESAFAEGVGERLQPLALPEQWFLVIAPAVSVSTAEVFTAPELTRDTPRIKIPPLEFHRCRNDCEPVVRTRYPPVARALDWLSSHAPARLTGTGGCVFAPFAARARAEAVLATLPAGWQGFVARGLQRSPLRARLAVERVRKDNWGVAKR; encoded by the coding sequence ATGGCAGGCCCTGAATCCGTCGGCTGGCCCGCGCCGGCCAAGCTGAACCTGTTCCTGCACGTCTGCGCGCGCCGCGCCGACGGCTACCACGAGCTGCAGACCGTCTTCCAGTTGCTGGACCACGGTGATGAGCTGGACTTCGTGCCCCGCGGTGACGGCGCTATCCGTCGCTCGGCCGGCCCCGAGGCGGTACCGCCGGAAGAGGATCTGGTAGTGCGCGCGGCCCGCCTGCTGCAGGCACAGGCCGGTATCCGCCAGGGCGTGGATATCCGGGTGCGCAAACGCCTGCCCCTGGGGGGCGGGCTGGGGGGCGGCAGTTCCGATGCGGCCACCACCCTGGTGGCCTTGAACGCGCTCTGGGGCGCGGAGCTTTCCACCGAGGAACTGGCCACGCTGGGCCTGCGTCTGGGAGCGGACGTGCCGGTCTTCGTGCGCGGCGAAAGTGCCTTCGCCGAAGGCGTGGGGGAGCGCCTGCAGCCGTTGGCGCTGCCCGAACAATGGTTTTTGGTCATCGCCCCGGCGGTGAGCGTGAGCACCGCCGAGGTGTTCACGGCACCTGAATTGACAAGGGATACCCCGCGTATCAAAATACCGCCCCTTGAATTTCATCGGTGTCGCAACGATTGCGAACCGGTGGTGCGTACACGGTATCCGCCCGTGGCCCGAGCCCTGGATTGGCTCTCCAGCCACGCCCCGGCCCGCCTGACCGGCACCGGGGGCTGTGTGTTCGCGCCCTTCGCGGCGCGGGCGCGGGCCGAGGCGGTGCTGGCAACACTGCCCGCGGGCTGGCAGGGTTTCGTCGCCCGCGGCCTGCAGCGTTCCCCCTTGCGGGCGCGGCTGGCGGTGGAGCGGGTGCGCAAGGACAACTGGGGCGTCGCCAAGCGGTAA
- a CDS encoding ribose-phosphate diphosphokinase: MMVFSGNANRPLAEAIAENLNTRLGQAEVGRFSDGEVAVEIDEHVRGKDVFIVQPTCAPSNDNLMELLVIADALRRSSAARLTAVVPYFGYARQDRRPRSQRVPITAKLVADMMSAAGINRVLTVDLHADQIQGFFNFPVDNVYASPILLGDIWRQLYPNKIVVSPDVGGVVRARAIAKRLDDADLAIIDKRRPRANEAKIMNIIGDVRDKTCIIVDDMVDTAGTLCEAAKVLKERGAFKVVAYITHPVLSGKAIERITDSQLDEMVVTNTIPLGEAAEACSKIRQLSMAGMLAETIRRISSEESVSELFVD, encoded by the coding sequence ATGATGGTCTTCAGCGGCAATGCCAACCGCCCTCTGGCGGAAGCCATAGCGGAGAATCTGAACACGCGCCTCGGGCAGGCGGAAGTTGGCCGCTTCAGCGACGGTGAAGTGGCCGTGGAGATTGACGAGCACGTGCGCGGCAAGGATGTGTTCATCGTCCAGCCCACCTGTGCGCCCTCCAATGACAACCTCATGGAGCTGCTGGTCATCGCCGATGCCCTGCGCCGCTCCTCCGCCGCCCGGCTCACCGCCGTGGTGCCGTACTTCGGTTACGCCCGCCAGGACCGGCGACCGCGCTCCCAGCGCGTGCCCATCACCGCCAAGCTGGTGGCTGACATGATGTCCGCGGCGGGCATCAACCGCGTGCTCACCGTGGACCTGCACGCCGACCAGATCCAGGGCTTCTTCAACTTCCCCGTGGACAACGTCTACGCCTCGCCCATTTTGCTGGGCGACATCTGGCGACAGCTCTACCCGAACAAGATCGTCGTCTCCCCGGACGTGGGCGGGGTGGTGCGGGCACGGGCCATCGCCAAGCGGCTGGACGACGCGGACCTGGCCATCATCGACAAGCGCCGCCCCCGGGCCAACGAAGCCAAGATCATGAACATCATCGGCGACGTGCGGGACAAGACCTGCATCATCGTCGACGATATGGTGGACACTGCCGGCACCTTGTGCGAAGCCGCCAAGGTGCTCAAGGAGCGGGGTGCGTTCAAGGTGGTGGCCTACATCACCCACCCGGTGCTCTCCGGCAAGGCGATCGAGCGCATCACCGACTCCCAGCTCGATGAGATGGTGGTCACCAATACCATTCCGCTGGGCGAGGCCGCCGAAGCCTGCAGCAAGATCCGCCAGCTCAGCATGGCCGGTATGCTGGCCGAGACCATACGCCGCATCAGCAGCGAAGAGTCGGTGAGCGAGCTGTTTGTAGACTGA
- a CDS encoding 50S ribosomal protein L25/general stress protein Ctc, whose product MSTIELKLDAEKRTDLGKGASRRLRRAKKIPAIVYGGGKDAVAITLAAQQVLRLAEEEAFYSQILELKIDGKAEQVVLKDMQRHAFKPLIEHLDLQRVVKGQKMVMHVPFHFLNAESAKGVKLGGGRVNYAMIELEVECLPQDLPDNIEVDLADMDIGDILHVSDITLPKGVVSRILEQGAEHDQPVVSIRPPRGGVGDEGEGEEGEGAEEAGEE is encoded by the coding sequence ATGTCTACTATTGAACTCAAGCTTGATGCTGAAAAGCGCACGGATCTGGGGAAAGGTGCGAGCCGCCGCCTGCGCCGTGCGAAGAAGATCCCCGCCATCGTCTACGGTGGCGGCAAGGACGCCGTGGCCATCACCCTGGCCGCGCAGCAGGTGCTGCGCCTGGCCGAGGAAGAGGCCTTCTACTCCCAGATCCTCGAGCTGAAGATCGACGGCAAGGCCGAGCAGGTAGTGCTCAAGGACATGCAGCGCCATGCCTTCAAGCCCTTGATCGAGCATCTTGATCTGCAGCGCGTCGTCAAGGGCCAGAAGATGGTCATGCACGTGCCCTTCCACTTCCTCAACGCCGAATCCGCCAAGGGCGTGAAGCTCGGCGGCGGTCGCGTCAACTACGCCATGATCGAGCTGGAAGTCGAGTGTCTGCCCCAGGATCTGCCCGATAACATCGAAGTGGACCTGGCCGACATGGATATTGGCGACATCCTGCATGTGTCCGATATCACCCTGCCCAAGGGCGTGGTCAGCCGCATACTGGAGCAGGGCGCCGAGCATGACCAGCCGGTGGTCTCCATTCGCCCGCCCCGCGGCGGTGTCGGCGATGAGGGCGAAGGCGAAGAAGGCGAGGGCGCCGAGGAAGCCGGCGAAGAGTAA
- the pth gene encoding aminoacyl-tRNA hydrolase, whose amino-acid sequence MAEQAPKVELVVGLGNPGERYAQTRHNAGFWFVDELARRYGGSFRAEGKFFGELARVTLDGVDCHLLKPMTFMNKSGQSIQALAHFYKIPPERILVVHDELDLPPGQAKLKQGGGHGGHNGLRDTIRVLGRDFGRLRLGVGHPGHKDAVVGYVLSRAPAAEEQAIRDAADQAADCMAWLLAGDWGRAQQRLHT is encoded by the coding sequence GTGGCCGAACAGGCACCGAAGGTCGAACTGGTCGTGGGCCTGGGGAACCCGGGCGAGCGCTATGCGCAGACCCGTCATAACGCGGGGTTCTGGTTCGTGGACGAACTGGCCCGCCGTTATGGCGGGTCTTTTCGTGCCGAGGGCAAGTTCTTCGGCGAGCTCGCCCGGGTGACCCTGGACGGTGTCGACTGCCATCTGCTCAAGCCCATGACCTTCATGAACAAGAGCGGCCAGTCCATCCAGGCCCTGGCGCACTTCTACAAGATTCCGCCCGAGCGGATCCTGGTGGTGCACGACGAGCTGGACCTGCCCCCGGGCCAGGCGAAGCTGAAGCAGGGCGGGGGGCACGGCGGTCACAACGGCCTGCGCGACACCATCCGCGTGCTCGGCCGCGACTTCGGCCGGCTGCGTCTGGGCGTTGGTCACCCCGGCCACAAGGACGCCGTGGTCGGCTACGTGCTGAGTCGCGCCCCCGCCGCCGAGGAGCAGGCCATTCGCGATGCCGCCGACCAGGCCGCCGACTGCATGGCCTGGCTGCTGGCAGGCGACTGGGGCCGAGCGCAGCAGCGTCTGCACACTTGA
- the ychF gene encoding redox-regulated ATPase YchF: MGFKCGIVGLPNVGKSTLFNALTKAEIPAENYPFCTIDPNVGIVPVPDPRLDELAAIVKPERVLPTTMEFVDIAGLVAGASKGEGLGNQFLGNIRECDAIAHVVRCFEDEDVHHVAGKVDPLSDIEIINTELELADLDSVEKALLRAEKASKAGDKAAIARRDLLKDVQARLNEGVPVRAQGLDADQRALLRDLHLLTIKPVLYVANVLEDGFEGNELLEKVREHAAQEGAGVVALCAAIEAELAVLDDDEKKEFLAEYGLDEPGLNRLIRAGYELLGLQTYFTAGKKEVRAWTVRKGSTAPQAAGRIHTDFERGFIRAEVTAYDDYIACKGEQGAKEAGKLRLEGKEYIVQEGDVMHFRFNV; the protein is encoded by the coding sequence ATGGGATTCAAATGCGGCATCGTCGGCCTGCCCAACGTCGGCAAGTCCACCCTGTTCAACGCCCTGACCAAGGCCGAGATTCCGGCGGAGAACTACCCCTTCTGCACCATCGACCCCAACGTTGGCATCGTCCCGGTGCCCGACCCGCGGCTCGATGAGTTGGCCGCCATCGTCAAGCCTGAGAGAGTCCTTCCCACCACCATGGAGTTCGTGGACATCGCGGGTCTGGTGGCGGGGGCCTCCAAGGGCGAAGGGCTGGGCAACCAGTTTCTGGGCAATATCCGCGAGTGCGACGCCATCGCCCATGTGGTGCGCTGCTTCGAGGACGAGGACGTGCACCACGTGGCGGGCAAGGTGGACCCGCTCTCCGATATCGAGATCATCAACACCGAGCTGGAGCTTGCGGACCTGGACAGTGTCGAGAAGGCCCTGCTGCGGGCCGAGAAGGCTTCCAAGGCCGGCGACAAGGCTGCTATCGCCCGCCGCGACCTGTTGAAGGACGTGCAGGCAAGACTCAACGAGGGCGTGCCCGTGCGCGCCCAGGGCCTGGACGCCGATCAGCGTGCTTTACTGCGCGATCTGCACCTGCTCACCATCAAGCCCGTGCTGTACGTCGCCAACGTGCTCGAAGACGGCTTCGAGGGCAACGAGTTGCTCGAGAAGGTGCGTGAGCATGCCGCGCAGGAAGGCGCGGGCGTGGTGGCCCTGTGTGCCGCGATTGAAGCCGAGCTTGCGGTGCTGGACGACGACGAGAAAAAGGAATTCCTGGCCGAGTACGGCCTGGACGAGCCGGGCCTGAACCGGCTGATTCGCGCCGGTTACGAGCTGCTGGGCCTGCAGACCTACTTCACCGCCGGCAAGAAGGAAGTGCGCGCCTGGACCGTGCGCAAGGGCTCCACCGCGCCCCAGGCGGCCGGGCGCATCCACACCGACTTCGAGCGGGGCTTCATCCGCGCCGAGGTGACGGCCTATGACGACTATATCGCCTGCAAGGGCGAGCAGGGCGCGAAGGAAGCGGGCAAGCTGCGATTGGAAGGCAAGGAGTACATCGTTCAGGAAGGGGATGTGATGCATTTTCGGTTCAACGTCTGA
- a CDS encoding lysylphosphatidylglycerol synthase domain-containing protein: MRRYRRYWFSLLLLAGIGVLASRLASPDVMLADLVFEPLYILPLVGFHACYVLAASCAWRLALRGSCGLQVTLMEAVAHVAALNLGKYVPGKVWGMFARGMALGERCGPSEVASATLQEQIALLHAGVVLGAVAAAIVISPAFWLVALGLALLVALTPLWLGLALRLVERMFKRMDGLLSRIADPRSYAKVFLAHVCVWLFLSLSLTVIEPAVLGVEPDLARTCWLILANVVGITVGFFAVFAPGGIGVREAVTTALLLPAMPVEHAVILTVLFRFWLMATELLMSIFLLHPRITRI, translated from the coding sequence GTGCGCAGATACAGGCGCTATTGGTTCAGTTTGTTGCTGCTCGCGGGTATCGGAGTGTTGGCGTCACGCTTGGCCTCTCCGGACGTAATGCTGGCTGACCTAGTATTTGAGCCGCTGTACATCCTGCCCCTGGTGGGCTTCCATGCATGCTATGTCTTGGCAGCAAGCTGCGCTTGGCGTCTGGCACTGCGGGGAAGCTGCGGCTTGCAGGTGACGTTAATGGAGGCCGTAGCGCATGTTGCCGCACTTAATCTGGGAAAGTATGTACCAGGTAAGGTTTGGGGCATGTTTGCGCGAGGCATGGCACTTGGCGAGCGCTGCGGCCCGTCGGAGGTCGCTTCCGCGACCCTGCAGGAACAAATAGCCTTATTACACGCCGGTGTGGTGCTGGGGGCGGTAGCCGCAGCCATTGTTATTTCCCCGGCATTTTGGCTGGTGGCCTTAGGTCTTGCGCTATTGGTGGCGTTGACACCCTTGTGGTTAGGCTTGGCCCTCCGACTCGTTGAACGAATGTTCAAGCGTATGGATGGGCTGTTGTCACGGATAGCTGATCCAAGGTCATACGCCAAAGTGTTTCTGGCTCACGTTTGTGTCTGGTTGTTTCTTAGCTTGAGCTTGACGGTCATCGAACCGGCAGTTTTAGGTGTGGAGCCTGATCTTGCGCGCACCTGCTGGTTGATCTTGGCGAATGTGGTGGGCATTACCGTAGGTTTCTTCGCGGTTTTTGCTCCGGGCGGTATCGGAGTGCGTGAGGCTGTAACGACCGCTCTGCTGCTTCCGGCGATGCCCGTTGAGCATGCGGTGATCCTGACAGTCTTGTTCAGATTTTGGCTTATGGCCACCGAGCTTCTGATGAGTATCTTTCTCCTGCACCCACGAATCACCAGGATATAG
- a CDS encoding class I SAM-dependent methyltransferase, giving the protein MTYYPPRYLLRRASMIRQIRPGGSFLEIGPGEYQLSRELAKLFDDGCLVEFHPEAQARYTSCLSADERERVRLVVGDFMAADFHQQFDCVIACEVLEHIEDDSAFLRKMMAALKPGGQMLLSVPAHERYWSTHDDLVGHLRRYSREQLADALNEVGMQQTKIFGYGYPFIHAFRLARETFALLQKPGKSRWNTEQRTKRSGIDHAPRRFHWLGVLANPITFWPLDFIAQKFEHTDRSDGFIALAYKPISW; this is encoded by the coding sequence ATGACCTACTACCCACCTCGCTACCTGTTGCGTAGAGCGTCCATGATCCGGCAGATAAGGCCTGGAGGGTCGTTCCTGGAAATAGGCCCAGGGGAGTATCAGCTTTCCCGGGAGTTGGCCAAGCTGTTCGATGATGGCTGTCTGGTCGAGTTCCACCCGGAGGCCCAGGCCCGATACACATCCTGTCTCTCGGCAGACGAAAGAGAGCGCGTCCGCCTGGTGGTTGGAGACTTCATGGCGGCTGATTTCCATCAGCAGTTCGACTGTGTGATCGCCTGCGAAGTCCTTGAGCATATTGAGGACGACTCAGCCTTCCTTCGCAAAATGATGGCAGCGCTCAAGCCCGGTGGACAAATGCTTTTATCGGTACCCGCCCATGAGCGCTACTGGAGCACTCATGATGATCTGGTAGGTCACCTTCGGCGATACAGCCGTGAGCAGCTGGCAGACGCACTTAACGAGGTGGGCATGCAACAGACCAAGATTTTTGGCTACGGCTATCCGTTCATCCACGCTTTCAGATTAGCAAGGGAAACGTTTGCCTTGTTACAAAAGCCTGGGAAATCCCGCTGGAATACAGAGCAAAGGACGAAGCGCAGTGGAATAGACCATGCACCGCGACGATTTCATTGGCTCGGCGTATTAGCCAACCCCATCACATTCTGGCCGTTGGATTTCATAGCGCAAAAATTCGAACACACCGACCGCTCTGACGGCTTTATTGCGTTAGCCTATAAGCCTATATCCTGGTGA
- a CDS encoding glycosyltransferase produces MMSPTLSLLEERGLGAARRKLVSSTIARIERWILHDAAAVLTDTSAHIDAFKEHFQLQHQQLEAIPVAADETFQAASPLPPGKRTVLFYGSFLPLHGATYILNALRRLSLPGVTFHFVGGSNSDSSDIARLRSENTAIEVRHDRHIPFDTLIGKHLAQAWLCLGGPFGGTPQAKRVVTGKTAQALAMAVPTMVGESPAACGLIDRKNCLAVPQRDADGIAASIKWAYHNPTALAEIGNAGQAHYREHLSMSRVKDSLGSLLRRLS; encoded by the coding sequence ATGATGTCACCCACTCTGTCCCTGCTTGAGGAACGCGGTCTCGGCGCAGCACGAAGGAAACTGGTGTCATCAACGATTGCGCGTATCGAACGATGGATATTGCATGATGCCGCCGCTGTTCTAACGGACACCTCCGCACACATCGATGCCTTCAAGGAACACTTTCAGCTCCAACACCAACAGTTGGAGGCCATTCCCGTAGCTGCTGACGAGACCTTTCAAGCTGCCTCTCCTCTACCGCCAGGCAAACGAACCGTGCTTTTCTACGGCTCCTTTCTCCCCCTTCATGGCGCCACGTACATACTTAATGCACTCAGGAGGCTCTCTCTCCCCGGAGTGACCTTCCATTTCGTCGGGGGGAGCAATTCCGACAGTAGTGACATCGCGCGGCTACGCAGCGAGAACACAGCGATAGAAGTACGCCATGATCGCCATATCCCATTCGACACGCTGATCGGAAAACATCTTGCGCAAGCATGGCTATGCCTGGGAGGCCCTTTTGGAGGAACGCCCCAAGCAAAGCGTGTGGTAACCGGGAAAACAGCACAGGCGCTGGCGATGGCGGTGCCCACCATGGTCGGTGAAAGTCCCGCCGCGTGTGGCTTGATTGATCGCAAGAATTGTCTCGCGGTTCCTCAGAGGGACGCAGACGGAATCGCTGCCTCGATTAAGTGGGCTTACCACAACCCTACCGCCCTGGCCGAAATAGGCAACGCAGGGCAGGCTCACTATCGCGAACACTTGAGCATGAGTAGAGTCAAGGATTCGCTCGGATCCCTATTGAGAAGGCTCTCATGA
- a CDS encoding glycosyltransferase family 2 protein, giving the protein MTEGRTLSPKPRLSIVLPAKNEAVGLGKLLPNLQAVLPVDAEIIVVNDGSGDETASIATEHGAKVITHPYSMGNGAAIKSGARAAEGEVIVFMDADGQHDPRDIERLLTKLEDDNFAMVVGARRPSTQASAGRRIANAFYNRLASVMTGFKIDDLTSGFRAVRARHFRKFLYLLPNGFSYPTTSTMAFFRSGLPVGYIPIDASAREGKSKIRLLHDGTRFLIIILKVGALFSPMRFFLPVSGALFSIGILYYGYTYLNEGRFTNMGALLFLSALSTFLIGLLSEQVSSLHYRGLDEDHRRTARDEAPE; this is encoded by the coding sequence ATGACGGAGGGCAGAACCTTGTCTCCTAAACCTCGACTCTCCATTGTTTTGCCAGCAAAGAACGAAGCCGTGGGGCTTGGAAAGCTCCTTCCGAACCTTCAGGCCGTCCTGCCCGTTGACGCGGAAATAATCGTGGTCAATGACGGATCGGGCGACGAAACGGCGTCGATCGCCACAGAGCATGGTGCGAAGGTAATCACCCACCCTTACTCAATGGGGAATGGCGCAGCTATCAAATCCGGAGCCCGTGCGGCGGAAGGCGAAGTAATTGTCTTCATGGACGCTGACGGGCAACATGACCCAAGAGACATTGAACGATTGCTGACGAAGCTGGAGGACGACAACTTTGCAATGGTGGTCGGGGCGCGGCGGCCTAGCACGCAAGCTTCCGCAGGGCGGCGAATCGCAAACGCGTTCTACAATAGACTCGCTTCCGTCATGACCGGGTTCAAGATAGACGACCTGACGTCTGGCTTCCGTGCGGTTCGCGCTCGGCATTTCAGGAAGTTTCTCTACCTGCTGCCGAATGGCTTCTCGTACCCCACCACCAGCACCATGGCCTTCTTTAGAAGCGGCCTGCCTGTAGGCTATATACCGATTGATGCGAGCGCGCGCGAAGGGAAAAGCAAGATCCGGCTCTTACATGATGGCACCCGCTTTCTCATCATAATTCTCAAGGTAGGCGCGCTATTCTCCCCGATGAGGTTCTTCTTGCCAGTCAGTGGTGCATTGTTTTCGATTGGCATCCTTTATTACGGCTATACCTACCTGAACGAAGGCCGATTCACGAACATGGGCGCTCTGCTTTTTTTATCGGCGCTGTCAACGTTCCTGATCGGTCTCCTGTCCGAACAGGTGTCATCTCTTCACTACCGCGGCCTGGACGAAGACCACCGCCGGACGGCCAGAGACGAAGCCCCCGAATGA
- a CDS encoding tetratricopeptide repeat protein, protein MPPISRPLSHEIRVAVSLYAVIAIVVWVFWPGLTGDFLFDDFPNLAPMGKHGGITSWDKLYAFVMSGSAGSLGRPLSMLSFALNDQYWPASPEPFKYTNLLIHVICTILVFALCRLITQALGKSTRAGDWIALLAAATWALHPLQVSTVFLVVQRMTQLSALFTLGGLIFYTAGRLRLNSHAYRGLLLMSLGIGLFGCLATLSKENGILLPLYALVLEATAFSRNRPTHRLWRLWRWGFLLAPLLLLTAYLAFRADHILHIYEYRRDFTLEERLLSAPRILFTYLYHLLTFRVGGTGLFHDDFSHSTSIFAPWTTLPALIALCSLTWVAIAKRRRYPVFAFAVLWFIAGHSLEGSVIPLELYFEHRNYLPLIGPALGLACFATSTPHRHQAITIGTLCIIVGISVILTRQNAYIWGDTNRLAEVWVKENPQSVRARQLAANTSIKRGHVKEALDHLEKAHIAAPRFGAISVGRLQLRCLTGVIEPEDITHTTKVLSSAHYDTATSASLGKLRTAAHRETCAPTITAKTVQRLAQAALSNPNYLGDPKIAFNLHYLNGMLYLDQRDLAGLVESLDDAYSAYPLIDVPLLQASALISAGLYKDAERYLDLAETTPPRAEYSPKRHAQLQYITKLRERIADLSSRKQPTINHDHR, encoded by the coding sequence ATGCCGCCCATTAGCAGGCCCCTAAGCCATGAAATCAGGGTTGCCGTATCGCTTTACGCGGTAATCGCCATCGTCGTCTGGGTGTTTTGGCCCGGCCTCACCGGCGATTTTCTTTTCGATGATTTCCCGAACCTCGCCCCCATGGGCAAGCATGGCGGGATAACGAGCTGGGACAAGCTCTACGCTTTCGTGATGAGTGGCTCGGCGGGCTCCCTTGGCCGCCCCCTAAGCATGCTGAGCTTCGCGTTAAACGACCAATACTGGCCCGCCTCTCCGGAGCCTTTCAAATATACGAATCTGCTGATCCATGTCATCTGTACCATCCTGGTCTTCGCTCTGTGCCGCCTGATCACGCAAGCGTTGGGCAAGAGCACTCGGGCCGGCGACTGGATTGCGCTATTGGCCGCGGCAACCTGGGCTTTACATCCCCTCCAGGTATCTACAGTGTTCCTTGTCGTCCAACGGATGACGCAGCTATCCGCCCTTTTCACTCTTGGCGGATTGATTTTCTATACTGCCGGAAGATTAAGACTAAACAGCCACGCATACCGAGGGCTGCTCTTGATGTCTCTGGGTATCGGGCTTTTCGGATGCCTGGCGACCCTCAGCAAAGAGAACGGAATCTTGCTGCCCTTGTACGCGCTCGTGCTGGAAGCAACAGCATTTTCTCGCAATCGGCCCACGCATCGCCTCTGGCGTCTTTGGCGATGGGGGTTCCTTCTCGCTCCCCTGCTATTGTTAACGGCATACCTTGCATTCCGTGCGGATCACATACTGCACATTTACGAGTACAGGAGAGATTTCACTCTAGAGGAGCGTTTACTCAGCGCCCCACGCATACTTTTCACTTACCTTTATCACCTGCTCACGTTCCGCGTTGGGGGAACCGGCCTCTTTCATGACGATTTCTCCCATTCAACGTCCATCTTTGCGCCATGGACAACCTTGCCAGCCCTTATAGCGCTCTGCTCCTTGACCTGGGTCGCCATAGCGAAACGTCGCCGCTATCCCGTATTTGCCTTCGCTGTTCTTTGGTTCATTGCCGGGCATAGCCTCGAGGGAAGCGTCATCCCCTTGGAACTGTATTTCGAACACAGGAATTACCTGCCACTTATCGGCCCCGCGCTTGGGCTCGCCTGCTTTGCAACCTCCACTCCTCACCGTCACCAAGCGATCACAATAGGCACGCTATGTATAATCGTGGGCATCTCGGTGATTCTGACCCGCCAGAACGCATATATTTGGGGAGATACAAACCGTTTGGCAGAAGTCTGGGTAAAGGAGAACCCCCAGTCCGTCCGCGCGCGCCAACTAGCCGCGAACACGTCGATAAAGCGGGGCCACGTCAAAGAGGCACTTGACCACCTGGAGAAAGCACATATTGCCGCTCCTCGCTTTGGCGCCATCTCAGTCGGCCGCCTGCAACTACGCTGCCTAACGGGCGTCATCGAGCCAGAAGACATCACGCACACCACCAAGGTGCTGAGCTCTGCACACTACGACACCGCCACCAGCGCAAGCTTGGGCAAACTGCGCACTGCCGCACACCGCGAAACATGTGCACCGACTATCACTGCCAAGACAGTTCAGCGGCTCGCTCAGGCCGCCCTGAGCAATCCAAATTACTTGGGCGACCCCAAGATCGCTTTCAACTTGCACTACCTGAACGGAATGCTTTACCTAGATCAACGCGATCTAGCCGGCCTGGTTGAAAGCCTGGACGACGCATACAGTGCGTATCCGCTGATTGACGTACCCCTTCTCCAGGCATCAGCGCTCATTTCCGCAGGGCTATATAAGGACGCAGAGCGCTACCTGGATCTCGCAGAAACCACCCCGCCCCGGGCGGAGTATTCGCCCAAGCGACACGCCCAGCTCCAGTACATCACCAAGCTCCGCGAGAGAATCGCTGATCTTAGTTCGAGAAAGCAGCCAACAATTAATCATGACCATCGGTAA
- a CDS encoding pilin gives MKKVQQGFTLIELMIVVAIIGILAAVAIPAYQDYTIRAKVSEAIGMGSAAKVTISEYYVSEGSMPTNNTLAGVNTAVTTAVVADIDYNDSNSTIGVITINVSAGELGGDTSATARSFQLVGSGANGKVTWNCRPNATNGLPSKYLPANCR, from the coding sequence ATGAAGAAAGTGCAACAGGGCTTTACGCTCATCGAGCTGATGATCGTGGTCGCCATCATCGGCATCCTGGCCGCCGTGGCGATCCCGGCTTATCAGGATTACACGATCCGGGCGAAAGTCAGCGAGGCCATTGGCATGGGCTCCGCTGCCAAGGTTACCATCTCTGAATATTATGTCTCCGAAGGCTCCATGCCGACCAACAACACCCTGGCTGGTGTCAACACCGCTGTGACGACTGCTGTCGTGGCCGACATTGACTACAACGACAGCAACTCGACCATCGGTGTGATCACCATCAACGTCAGCGCCGGCGAGTTGGGCGGTGACACCAGCGCTACCGCAAGAAGCTTCCAGCTGGTTGGTTCGGGTGCGAACGGCAAGGTGACCTGGAACTGCCGTCCTAACGCCACCAACGGCCTGCCGAGCAAATATCTCCCTGCCAACTGCCGGTAA